From a single Pyxicephalus adspersus chromosome 11, UCB_Pads_2.0, whole genome shotgun sequence genomic region:
- the CCNL2 gene encoding cyclin-L2 isoform X3 has protein sequence MNYMNDSLRTDVFVRFNPETIACACIYLAARTLEISLPNRPHWFLLFGATEEEIQAVCAQILKLYSRKKPDLNALESKVEKLKLQIEEAKAKAKGLLPDGTPRLDNGPEFSPRLKTESPKDGKGNKVSPVAVHATKNSKRKADGGSKKSSSGSPVNGVVKGRDSRSGSGSRDKSYSRSQSRSVSPKRRKSPSYSASSGSKSRSHSRSRSDSPPRKHKCGSHKSSSGQVYGKSADYKYTGHKRRSRSRSSSPSYSRSRESPDARKYKKSRYYRERRRERSRSYERVSHRSYDRDYPGHSHHRR, from the exons AT gaaCTACATGAATGACAGTCTACGCACAGATGTTTTTGTGAGATTCAACCCTGAGACAATCGCTTGTGCTTGTATTTATTTGGCTGCCAGGACACTGGAG ATTAGTCTCCCAAATCGTCCACACTGGTTCCTTCTTTTTGGTGCTACGGAAGAAGAAATTCAAGCCGTTTGTGCTCAGATTTTGAAATTGTATAGTCGCAAAAAG CCTGACTTGAATGCTCTAGAAAGTAAAGTGGAGAAACTCAAGCTGCAGATTGAGGAAGCAAAGGCCAAGGCGAAAGGATTGCTACCTGATGGAACTCCAAGGCTAGATAATGGTCCTGAATTCTCTCCACGTTTAAAAACTG AATCTCCAAAAGATGGAAAAGGTAACAAGGTTTCACCTGTTGCTGTACATGCAACGAAAAATTCCAAAAGGAAAGCTGATGGTGGATCAAAAAAGTCCAGTTCAGGAAGTCCTGTAAATGG ggtcGTTAAAGGAAGGGACAGTAGAAGTGGCAGTGGAAGCAGAGATAAGAGTTATTCCCGATCCCAATCTCGATCTGTCTCTCCAAAAAGGAG GAAAAGTCCAAGCTACTCTGCATCAAGTGGGTCGAAGTCCCGTAGTCATTCCCGAAGCCGCAGTGATTCCCCTCCACGCAAACACAAATGTGGCTCTCAcaaaagctcttcaggacaggtgTATGGAAAAAGCGCAGACTACAAATACACCGGACACAAGAGAAGATCTCGTAGCAGAAGCTCTTCTCCTTCCTACAGCCGATCACGGGAAAGTCCTGATGCTCGAAAATACAAGAAAAGCCGCTACTACCGTGAGCGGCGAAGGGAACGTTCCCGCTCTTATGAAAGGGTGAGCCACCGAAGCTATGACAGAGATTACCCTGGGCACAGCCATCATCGAAGATGA
- the MRPL20 gene encoding large ribosomal subunit protein bL20m, protein MVFLSLSRWIRNRGPERYWKVQEVLKHARHFRGRKNRCYSLAIRAVRRAFVYSTKARKMKPRIMRSLWITRLTGALQEHGMKYHNFVGNLVKCQVALNRKVMSDMAIYEPKTFKSLAALAKRRGEEGLVSALGDGKEPEGIFSRVVHYR, encoded by the exons ATGGTGTTCCTTAGTTTGTCACGTTGGATTCGGAACCGGGGTCCAGAGCGGTACTGGAAGGTCCAGGAGGTGCTCAAACATGCTCGG CACTTTCGAGGCCGAAAAAATCGCTGTTATAGCTTGGCGATACGAGCTGTGCGCAGAGCATTTGTGTATTcaacaaaagccagaaaaatgaaGCCACGCATCATGAGATcg CTGTGGATAACTCGACTCACTGGAGCCCTTCAGGAACATGGCATGAAGTACCACAACTTTGTGGGTAACTTGGTAAAA TGTCAGGTAGCTTTGAACCGCAAGGTTATGTCTGATATGGCCATATATGAACCCAAGACATTCAAGTCACTCGCAGCGCTGGCCAAAAGAAGAGGTGAAGAAGGTTTGGTGTCTGCCCTTGGAGATGGAAAGGAACCAGAAGGAATATTTTCACGTGTGGTCCATTATCGCTAG
- the CCNL2 gene encoding cyclin-L2 isoform X1, with the protein MAAASNEGILIGDKLYSGVLITLENCLIPEEKCTLTPSALDGLDEETETDLRCVGCELVQSAGILLKLPQVAMATGQVLLQRFFYSKSFVKHSMEHVSMACIHLASKIEEAPRRIRDVINVFHRLRQLREKRKPSPMVLDQDYVNLKNQIIKAERRVLKELGFCVHVKHPHKIIVMYLQVLECERSKHLVQTSWNYMNDSLRTDVFVRFNPETIACACIYLAARTLEISLPNRPHWFLLFGATEEEIQAVCAQILKLYSRKKPDLNALESKVEKLKLQIEEAKAKAKGLLPDGTPRLDNGPEFSPRLKTESPKDGKGNKVSPVAVHATKNSKRKADGGSKKSSSGSPVNGVVKGRDSRSGSGSRDKSYSRSQSRSVSPKRRKSPSYSASSGSKSRSHSRSRSDSPPRKHKCGSHKSSSGQVYGKSADYKYTGHKRRSRSRSSSPSYSRSRESPDARKYKKSRYYRERRRERSRSYERVSHRSYDRDYPGHSHHRR; encoded by the exons ATGGCGGCTGCTTCTAATGAAGGGATTCTTATCGGAGACAAGCTGTACTCCGGGGTTCTAATCACTTTGGAGAATTGTCTCATCCCTGAGGAAAAATGTACCCTCACACCCTCAGCTTTGGACGGCCTGGACGAGGAGACCGAGACCGACTTGCGCTGTGTCGGGTGCGAGCTCGTTCAGTCAGCCGGCATTCTACTCAAGCTTCCTCAG GTGGCAATGGCTACAGGACAAGTATTGTTGCAGCGTTTTTTCTACAGTAAATCCTTTGTAAAGCATTCCATGGAG cacGTCTCAATGGCCTGTATCCACTTGGCATCCAAAATTGAGGAGGCACCAAGGCGCATCAGGGATGTGATTAATGTGTTTCACAGACTTCGACAGTTGAGAGAGAAACG GAAACCCTCACCAATGGTATTGGATCAGGATTATGTGAACTTGAAGAACCAAATTATTAAAGCCGAAAGGCGAGTCCTGAAGGAATTGGGTTTTTGTGTCCATGTTAAGCACCCTCACAAA attatTGTTATGTATCTGCAAGTATTGGAGTGTGAGCGCAGTAAGCATCTTGTCCAGACTTCATG gaaCTACATGAATGACAGTCTACGCACAGATGTTTTTGTGAGATTCAACCCTGAGACAATCGCTTGTGCTTGTATTTATTTGGCTGCCAGGACACTGGAG ATTAGTCTCCCAAATCGTCCACACTGGTTCCTTCTTTTTGGTGCTACGGAAGAAGAAATTCAAGCCGTTTGTGCTCAGATTTTGAAATTGTATAGTCGCAAAAAG CCTGACTTGAATGCTCTAGAAAGTAAAGTGGAGAAACTCAAGCTGCAGATTGAGGAAGCAAAGGCCAAGGCGAAAGGATTGCTACCTGATGGAACTCCAAGGCTAGATAATGGTCCTGAATTCTCTCCACGTTTAAAAACTG AATCTCCAAAAGATGGAAAAGGTAACAAGGTTTCACCTGTTGCTGTACATGCAACGAAAAATTCCAAAAGGAAAGCTGATGGTGGATCAAAAAAGTCCAGTTCAGGAAGTCCTGTAAATGG ggtcGTTAAAGGAAGGGACAGTAGAAGTGGCAGTGGAAGCAGAGATAAGAGTTATTCCCGATCCCAATCTCGATCTGTCTCTCCAAAAAGGAG GAAAAGTCCAAGCTACTCTGCATCAAGTGGGTCGAAGTCCCGTAGTCATTCCCGAAGCCGCAGTGATTCCCCTCCACGCAAACACAAATGTGGCTCTCAcaaaagctcttcaggacaggtgTATGGAAAAAGCGCAGACTACAAATACACCGGACACAAGAGAAGATCTCGTAGCAGAAGCTCTTCTCCTTCCTACAGCCGATCACGGGAAAGTCCTGATGCTCGAAAATACAAGAAAAGCCGCTACTACCGTGAGCGGCGAAGGGAACGTTCCCGCTCTTATGAAAGGGTGAGCCACCGAAGCTATGACAGAGATTACCCTGGGCACAGCCATCATCGAAGATGA
- the CCNL2 gene encoding cyclin-L2 isoform X2, protein MATGQVLLQRFFYSKSFVKHSMEHVSMACIHLASKIEEAPRRIRDVINVFHRLRQLREKRKPSPMVLDQDYVNLKNQIIKAERRVLKELGFCVHVKHPHKIIVMYLQVLECERSKHLVQTSWNYMNDSLRTDVFVRFNPETIACACIYLAARTLEISLPNRPHWFLLFGATEEEIQAVCAQILKLYSRKKPDLNALESKVEKLKLQIEEAKAKAKGLLPDGTPRLDNGPEFSPRLKTESPKDGKGNKVSPVAVHATKNSKRKADGGSKKSSSGSPVNGVVKGRDSRSGSGSRDKSYSRSQSRSVSPKRRKSPSYSASSGSKSRSHSRSRSDSPPRKHKCGSHKSSSGQVYGKSADYKYTGHKRRSRSRSSSPSYSRSRESPDARKYKKSRYYRERRRERSRSYERVSHRSYDRDYPGHSHHRR, encoded by the exons ATGGCTACAGGACAAGTATTGTTGCAGCGTTTTTTCTACAGTAAATCCTTTGTAAAGCATTCCATGGAG cacGTCTCAATGGCCTGTATCCACTTGGCATCCAAAATTGAGGAGGCACCAAGGCGCATCAGGGATGTGATTAATGTGTTTCACAGACTTCGACAGTTGAGAGAGAAACG GAAACCCTCACCAATGGTATTGGATCAGGATTATGTGAACTTGAAGAACCAAATTATTAAAGCCGAAAGGCGAGTCCTGAAGGAATTGGGTTTTTGTGTCCATGTTAAGCACCCTCACAAA attatTGTTATGTATCTGCAAGTATTGGAGTGTGAGCGCAGTAAGCATCTTGTCCAGACTTCATG gaaCTACATGAATGACAGTCTACGCACAGATGTTTTTGTGAGATTCAACCCTGAGACAATCGCTTGTGCTTGTATTTATTTGGCTGCCAGGACACTGGAG ATTAGTCTCCCAAATCGTCCACACTGGTTCCTTCTTTTTGGTGCTACGGAAGAAGAAATTCAAGCCGTTTGTGCTCAGATTTTGAAATTGTATAGTCGCAAAAAG CCTGACTTGAATGCTCTAGAAAGTAAAGTGGAGAAACTCAAGCTGCAGATTGAGGAAGCAAAGGCCAAGGCGAAAGGATTGCTACCTGATGGAACTCCAAGGCTAGATAATGGTCCTGAATTCTCTCCACGTTTAAAAACTG AATCTCCAAAAGATGGAAAAGGTAACAAGGTTTCACCTGTTGCTGTACATGCAACGAAAAATTCCAAAAGGAAAGCTGATGGTGGATCAAAAAAGTCCAGTTCAGGAAGTCCTGTAAATGG ggtcGTTAAAGGAAGGGACAGTAGAAGTGGCAGTGGAAGCAGAGATAAGAGTTATTCCCGATCCCAATCTCGATCTGTCTCTCCAAAAAGGAG GAAAAGTCCAAGCTACTCTGCATCAAGTGGGTCGAAGTCCCGTAGTCATTCCCGAAGCCGCAGTGATTCCCCTCCACGCAAACACAAATGTGGCTCTCAcaaaagctcttcaggacaggtgTATGGAAAAAGCGCAGACTACAAATACACCGGACACAAGAGAAGATCTCGTAGCAGAAGCTCTTCTCCTTCCTACAGCCGATCACGGGAAAGTCCTGATGCTCGAAAATACAAGAAAAGCCGCTACTACCGTGAGCGGCGAAGGGAACGTTCCCGCTCTTATGAAAGGGTGAGCCACCGAAGCTATGACAGAGATTACCCTGGGCACAGCCATCATCGAAGATGA